One region of Streptomyces subrutilus genomic DNA includes:
- a CDS encoding isocitrate lyase/PEP mutase family protein — protein sequence MTYGNKLREQIAKPGTTPLIGVYDMYSASVAAQHYDGMFVSGFGFAASYYGLPDIGFIAWPDMVAFVQRLRGAFPRHHLLVDIDDGYVDPEVACHVVESLERMGASGVILEDQKRPRRCGHADGKQVLPLGEYLEKLDMVLATRKDLVVVARTDATEEADIIRRARALAATDADVVLVDGVRSVEWIERIREAVGGKPLLFNQIAGGKSPRLSLSELTDLGVDVAIYSTPCLFAAHKAMDTALAELRLADGRLPAADGSDEVGVRESTQLLAKNITRHHPVPGARESVSV from the coding sequence ATGACTTACGGCAACAAGCTGCGGGAACAGATCGCGAAGCCGGGCACCACCCCCCTGATCGGGGTGTACGACATGTACTCCGCCTCGGTGGCGGCCCAGCACTACGACGGGATGTTCGTGTCCGGGTTCGGCTTCGCCGCCTCCTACTACGGGCTGCCGGACATCGGATTCATCGCCTGGCCCGACATGGTGGCCTTCGTCCAGCGGCTCCGCGGCGCCTTCCCCCGCCACCACCTCCTCGTCGACATCGACGACGGGTACGTCGACCCCGAGGTGGCCTGCCACGTCGTGGAGAGCCTGGAGCGGATGGGTGCCTCCGGCGTCATCCTCGAGGACCAGAAGCGGCCCCGGCGCTGCGGGCACGCGGACGGCAAGCAGGTGCTGCCGCTGGGGGAGTACCTGGAGAAGCTGGACATGGTGCTGGCCACCCGCAAGGACCTGGTCGTCGTCGCGCGCACCGACGCGACGGAGGAGGCCGACATCATCCGCCGGGCGCGGGCCCTGGCGGCGACGGACGCCGACGTCGTACTGGTCGACGGGGTGCGCAGCGTGGAGTGGATCGAGCGGATCCGCGAGGCGGTCGGCGGCAAGCCGCTGCTGTTCAACCAGATCGCGGGCGGCAAGTCGCCGCGCCTGTCCCTCAGCGAGCTCACCGACCTCGGCGTCGACGTGGCCATCTACAGCACCCCGTGCCTCTTCGCCGCGCACAAGGCCATGGACACGGCACTGGCCGAGCTGAGGCTCGCGGACGGGCGGCTGCCCGCGGCGGACGGGAGCGACGAGGTCGGTGTCCGCGAGTCCACCCAGCTGCTGGCCAAGAACATCACGCGCCACCACCCGGTGCCGGGAGCGCGCGAGAGCGTGAGCGTGTGA
- a CDS encoding phenylacetate--CoA ligase family protein: MSAQQLSDLIRFARHNSPFYQDLYASLPSHADRLTDLPVVEQKAFWAANSPHENRVLTGPLSEATVYKTGGTTGSPKFSVYTRDEWRTFVTSFGQGLVDTGLRPGHRVADLFYAGELYASFLFVLDSLAHAPVDNVRLPIGGGAPLESTIPTLRDLAAQVLAGTPTTLCRLAEQTIASAVRLDSVELLLFGGEALFDDQRRLLTAAFPRAEVRSVGYASVDAGLLGRPVPGPDARVHRAFTPYSVVEILDDATDEPITEPGRPGRVVVTSLFRRLMPIIRYPAGDRAEWTGTGPGHFRILGRAEEGVRVGPVSLYTQDAQDAVAAADTAGHVAGLQLVVRRWDGRDGLVLRLAAAPDAPGRLAADRDALARSVVRELETVRPLYPDSVRAGFVHPLSVEWARHRDLAVNPRSGKLVRVLDERPTA; this comes from the coding sequence ATGTCCGCCCAGCAACTCTCGGACCTCATACGTTTCGCCCGGCACAACTCGCCGTTCTACCAGGACCTCTACGCATCCCTGCCGTCGCACGCCGACCGCCTCACCGACCTACCGGTGGTCGAGCAGAAGGCCTTCTGGGCCGCCAACTCACCTCACGAAAACCGCGTGTTGACCGGCCCGCTCAGCGAGGCCACGGTCTACAAGACCGGCGGCACCACCGGGTCCCCGAAGTTCTCCGTCTACACACGCGACGAGTGGCGCACCTTCGTCACCTCCTTCGGCCAGGGACTCGTGGACACGGGCCTGCGCCCGGGACACCGCGTCGCCGACCTCTTCTACGCCGGCGAGCTGTACGCCAGCTTCCTGTTCGTCCTCGACTCGCTCGCCCACGCACCCGTGGACAACGTCCGCCTGCCCATCGGCGGCGGCGCACCGCTGGAGTCGACGATCCCCACCCTGCGCGACCTCGCGGCCCAGGTGCTGGCCGGCACGCCCACCACCCTGTGCCGGCTCGCCGAACAGACCATCGCCTCCGCCGTCCGGCTCGACTCGGTGGAGCTGCTCCTCTTCGGCGGCGAGGCGCTCTTCGACGACCAACGGCGCCTTCTGACCGCCGCGTTCCCCCGCGCCGAGGTGCGTTCCGTGGGATACGCCAGCGTCGACGCCGGCCTGCTCGGCCGCCCCGTACCCGGACCCGACGCCCGGGTGCACCGGGCCTTCACCCCGTACTCGGTCGTCGAGATCCTCGACGATGCCACCGACGAGCCCATCACCGAGCCGGGGCGGCCCGGCCGGGTGGTCGTCACCAGCCTCTTCCGGCGCCTCATGCCGATCATCCGCTACCCCGCGGGCGACCGGGCCGAGTGGACCGGCACCGGGCCCGGCCACTTCCGGATCCTCGGCCGCGCCGAGGAGGGCGTACGGGTGGGCCCTGTCTCCCTCTACACCCAGGACGCCCAGGACGCCGTGGCCGCGGCGGACACCGCGGGGCACGTGGCCGGCCTGCAGCTCGTCGTCCGCCGCTGGGACGGCCGCGACGGGCTGGTCCTGCGGCTGGCGGCGGCCCCCGACGCTCCCGGCCGGCTCGCGGCCGACCGGGACGCGCTGGCCAGGTCCGTGGTCAGGGAGCTGGAGACCGTACGGCCGCTGTATCCGGACAGCGTGCGCGCCGGGTTCGTGCACCCGCTGTCCGTGGAGTGGGCGCGCCACCGCGACCTCGCCGTCAATCCGCGCTCGGGCAAGCTCGTCCGGGTCCTGGACGAGAGGCCGACCGCATGA
- a CDS encoding GlsB/YeaQ/YmgE family stress response membrane protein, with amino-acid sequence MGIIAWILIGLLAGFIAKALMPGKDPGGIIITMLIGVAGGLLGGWLGKVIFGVDSIDGFFDLSTWIAAIVGSVILLALYRLVTGNRRSHRHA; translated from the coding sequence ATGGGCATCATCGCTTGGATCCTCATCGGGCTGCTCGCCGGCTTCATAGCCAAGGCACTCATGCCGGGCAAGGACCCGGGCGGAATCATCATCACCATGCTCATCGGCGTCGCGGGCGGCCTGCTCGGCGGCTGGCTGGGCAAGGTCATCTTCGGCGTCGACTCCATCGACGGGTTCTTCGACCTGTCCACCTGGATCGCCGCCATCGTCGGCTCGGTCATCCTGCTGGCCCTCTACCGCCTCGTCACCGGTAACCGGCGTTCCCACCGGCACGCCTGA
- a CDS encoding NAD(P)/FAD-dependent oxidoreductase has product MARVAVIGGGIGGLGTALMLGRRGHGVTLFEQDARQAGEDPDRDFFHWDRPRVPQAVQPHSLLAPVRTVLRTEMPDVYADVLARGAREYHEFDWFDAHPPHRAGDEDLVTLRTRRIVLEAALAAAVRRERTVEVRRGHRVRGLVFGEGRPARVTGVQAGDRTHLADLVVDASGRRSPVPAWLTAAGCRPPAVDNHRAGIAYLCRWYRLRADGPRDPGRVKTGSAAPFAFAGVFPSDNDTFAVNLVLSTGDPTRGALTDPAVFEAVARCFPATAAWLDLAPEPQSAVLAMAGLDNRWTALADDDGPVVTGLVNAGDSLIHTNPTSGHGASFALLAARYLAAHADGISADPAGYHAWTAQALRPWFDAQVAGDRANEQRLAESAPPPDRRAAAVGACAFDDPVVMRARARVRHLVKPAHEAYGTDEVDRHVTAWLAARPAFTPEHDGPTRDQWDALVRG; this is encoded by the coding sequence GTGGCGCGGGTTGCGGTGATCGGCGGCGGTATCGGCGGACTGGGGACGGCGCTCATGCTCGGCCGGCGGGGCCACGGGGTCACGTTGTTCGAGCAGGACGCGCGACAGGCCGGCGAGGACCCGGACCGCGACTTCTTCCACTGGGACCGGCCCCGGGTCCCGCAGGCCGTCCAGCCCCATTCGCTCCTCGCACCCGTGCGCACGGTGCTGCGCACCGAGATGCCCGATGTCTACGCCGACGTGCTGGCACGCGGCGCCCGGGAGTACCACGAGTTCGACTGGTTCGACGCGCATCCGCCCCACCGGGCCGGCGACGAGGACCTGGTGACCCTGCGCACCCGCCGCATCGTGCTGGAGGCCGCCTTGGCCGCGGCCGTGCGGCGGGAACGCACCGTCGAGGTCAGACGAGGCCACCGGGTGCGCGGCCTCGTCTTCGGGGAGGGCCGCCCCGCCCGGGTCACCGGCGTGCAGGCGGGCGACCGGACGCACCTCGCGGACCTCGTCGTCGACGCGTCCGGCCGTCGCTCGCCGGTGCCCGCCTGGCTGACCGCGGCCGGCTGCCGCCCGCCCGCGGTCGACAATCACCGCGCCGGGATCGCCTACCTGTGCCGCTGGTACCGCCTGCGGGCCGACGGCCCCCGAGACCCCGGGCGGGTGAAGACCGGCTCGGCCGCGCCGTTCGCGTTCGCCGGCGTCTTCCCTTCCGACAACGACACCTTCGCGGTGAACCTGGTGCTCTCCACGGGTGATCCGACCCGCGGCGCGCTCACCGACCCCGCCGTGTTCGAGGCCGTCGCGCGCTGCTTCCCCGCCACCGCCGCCTGGCTCGACCTGGCCCCCGAACCGCAGTCCGCCGTCCTCGCGATGGCCGGCCTGGACAACCGCTGGACCGCCCTCGCCGACGACGACGGACCCGTCGTCACGGGCCTGGTCAACGCCGGGGACAGCCTGATCCACACCAACCCCACCTCGGGCCACGGCGCGTCCTTCGCCCTGCTCGCCGCCCGGTACCTCGCCGCCCACGCCGACGGGATCTCCGCGGACCCCGCCGGCTACCACGCCTGGACGGCGCAGGCCCTGCGCCCCTGGTTCGACGCACAGGTGGCGGGCGACCGCGCCAACGAGCAACGGCTCGCCGAGAGCGCACCACCCCCGGACCGGCGGGCCGCCGCCGTGGGCGCCTGCGCCTTCGACGACCCCGTCGTCATGCGGGCCCGGGCCCGGGTGCGCCACCTCGTGAAGCCCGCCCACGAGGCCTACGGCACCGACGAAGTGGACCGGCACGTCACCGCCTGGCTGGCAGCCCGCCCCGCCTTCACCCCTGAGCACGACGGCCCGACCCGCGATCAGTGGGACGCACTCGTCCGAGGGTGA
- a CDS encoding MFS transporter, which translates to MTASPVAAPETDAGAEAGAGGRRAPLILRNRAFGAVWLGQVLTQGAVRMFQVGVSWWIVAYAVHDARGLASGLFMAVCTLPAVALAPVVARAVARFAHRSVLWTAAGLAGGAAAALALWAYGGGMPLATVYAAGLALATCQAFFDPCLTTSVPELVDDADIETATGFELSTQSLAGLGGALLGALTVDRAGVAGLAAGCAAAYLAAALLVASARFRTAAAAATASAAPDAVTAPDDPEAPPAAVPQRRTLRRILGDLPYVRRILVCFAAANLFTTAVFVVIPLYTRSVLQGGGGTVALLEAALGTGALVGAFTGARVPGRPTVAGAYCLGLMALALALPGLIAQRPVVAGCLAVAGWCAGAVSVRFVALFQRLVPTADKPGFFAVMQAVLGASLPVASLVFGTAGDVLSPQTLCLIQGIGLVPAACALALLGSPAADADRRTQPLGGSR; encoded by the coding sequence ATGACCGCCTCCCCCGTGGCCGCGCCCGAGACCGACGCCGGGGCGGAAGCCGGGGCCGGCGGCCGGCGCGCTCCGCTGATCCTGCGCAACCGCGCCTTCGGCGCCGTGTGGCTCGGCCAGGTCCTCACCCAGGGGGCCGTGCGCATGTTCCAGGTCGGCGTGTCCTGGTGGATCGTCGCCTACGCCGTCCACGACGCCCGCGGTCTGGCCTCCGGGCTGTTCATGGCGGTCTGCACCCTGCCCGCCGTGGCGCTGGCGCCCGTCGTGGCCCGGGCCGTCGCCCGGTTCGCGCACCGTTCGGTGCTGTGGACCGCCGCCGGACTGGCCGGGGGCGCCGCGGCCGCCCTCGCGCTGTGGGCGTACGGCGGCGGGATGCCGCTCGCCACCGTGTACGCCGCCGGCCTCGCGCTGGCGACCTGCCAGGCGTTCTTCGACCCCTGCCTGACCACCTCGGTGCCCGAACTCGTCGACGACGCCGACATCGAGACGGCCACCGGCTTCGAGCTGTCCACCCAGTCCCTGGCCGGCCTGGGCGGGGCGCTGCTCGGCGCCCTCACCGTCGACCGGGCCGGGGTGGCCGGGCTGGCCGCCGGGTGCGCGGCCGCCTACCTGGCCGCCGCCCTCCTCGTCGCGAGCGCCCGATTCCGCACCGCCGCGGCCGCCGCGACCGCATCGGCCGCCCCGGACGCCGTGACCGCCCCAGACGACCCGGAGGCCCCGCCGGCAGCCGTGCCGCAGCGGCGCACGCTGCGCCGCATCCTCGGCGACCTGCCGTACGTACGGCGGATCCTGGTCTGCTTCGCCGCGGCGAACCTCTTCACCACCGCCGTGTTCGTCGTCATCCCCCTCTACACCCGCTCGGTCCTCCAGGGCGGCGGTGGCACGGTGGCGCTGCTGGAGGCCGCCCTGGGCACCGGTGCGCTCGTCGGCGCCTTCACCGGCGCCCGGGTGCCGGGGCGGCCCACGGTCGCCGGCGCCTACTGCCTGGGCCTCATGGCCCTCGCCCTGGCGCTGCCCGGGCTGATCGCTCAGCGTCCCGTCGTCGCGGGCTGCCTGGCCGTGGCCGGATGGTGTGCCGGGGCCGTCAGCGTCCGCTTCGTGGCCCTCTTCCAGCGGCTGGTGCCGACGGCGGACAAGCCCGGGTTCTTCGCCGTGATGCAGGCCGTACTGGGCGCCTCGCTGCCGGTGGCCTCCCTGGTGTTCGGCACCGCCGGTGATGTCCTGTCGCCGCAGACGCTGTGCCTGATCCAGGGAATCGGCCTGGTCCCCGCCGCCTGCGCGCTGGCCCTGCTCGGGTCCCCCGCGGCGGACGCGGACCGGCGTACGCAGCCCCTCGGGGGCAGCCGGTGA
- a CDS encoding plasmid stabilization protein, translating into MPRGSSAKRERQYEHIKESGEKRGMSDDRAKEMASRTVNKERARAGESKTASRSSTQGKSASQRGGQKSGGGGGSSERTKDELYQEAKKRGVEGRSTMTKQQLKTALGR; encoded by the coding sequence ATGCCCCGAGGATCAAGTGCCAAGCGGGAACGCCAGTACGAGCACATCAAGGAGTCGGGCGAGAAGCGCGGCATGTCCGATGACCGTGCGAAGGAGATGGCCTCCCGCACGGTGAACAAGGAACGTGCCCGGGCGGGAGAGAGCAAGACCGCGAGCCGCAGCTCCACGCAGGGCAAGTCGGCCTCGCAACGGGGCGGGCAGAAGTCCGGCGGAGGCGGCGGCTCGTCCGAACGCACCAAGGACGAGCTCTACCAGGAGGCGAAGAAGCGCGGCGTCGAAGGTCGCTCGACCATGACCAAGCAGCAGCTCAAGACCGCTCTCGGCCGCTGA
- a CDS encoding NAD-dependent protein deacetylase yields the protein MRMRPTLSWTPTGDPRPGTTDPGPVADALRAGGVLVLSGAGLSTESGIPDYRGEGGSLSRHTPMTYQEFTASAPARRRYWARGHLGWRTFGRALPNAGHRAVAAFGRHGLLSGVITQNVDGLHQAAGSDGVVELHGGLDRVVCLSCGALSPRRELARRLEEANAGFAPVAAGLNPDGDADLTDEQVRDFRVVPCAACGGILKPDVVFFGEAVPPRRVERCRALVAEASSLLVLGSSLTVMSGLRFVRQAARAGKPVLIVNRDTTRGDQHAVTRVALPLGATLTTLADRLDIPVDGRTAT from the coding sequence ATGCGTATGCGCCCCACCCTCAGCTGGACGCCTACCGGGGATCCGCGGCCCGGGACCACCGATCCGGGGCCGGTCGCCGATGCGCTCAGGGCCGGCGGCGTGCTGGTGCTCAGCGGGGCGGGCCTGTCCACCGAGTCGGGCATCCCCGACTACCGGGGCGAGGGCGGAAGCCTGAGCCGGCACACCCCGATGACCTACCAGGAGTTCACCGCCAGTGCACCGGCCCGGCGCCGGTACTGGGCGCGCGGTCACCTCGGCTGGCGGACGTTCGGCCGGGCCCTGCCCAACGCCGGGCACCGGGCCGTGGCCGCGTTCGGGCGGCACGGGCTGCTCTCGGGGGTGATCACCCAGAACGTCGACGGGCTGCACCAGGCCGCCGGCAGCGACGGCGTGGTGGAGCTGCACGGAGGTCTGGACCGGGTCGTCTGCCTGTCCTGCGGCGCCTTGAGCCCGCGCCGTGAACTCGCCCGGCGGCTCGAGGAGGCCAACGCGGGCTTCGCACCGGTGGCCGCGGGCCTGAACCCGGACGGGGACGCCGACCTCACCGACGAGCAGGTACGGGACTTTCGCGTGGTGCCGTGCGCAGCGTGTGGCGGCATCCTCAAACCGGACGTGGTGTTCTTCGGCGAGGCCGTTCCGCCGCGGCGGGTCGAGCGGTGCCGGGCCCTGGTCGCGGAGGCGAGCTCGCTGCTGGTCCTGGGCTCGTCGCTGACCGTGATGTCGGGGCTGCGGTTCGTCCGTCAGGCGGCCCGGGCCGGAAAGCCCGTACTGATCGTCAACCGGGACACGACCCGCGGCGACCAGCACGCCGTGACCCGGGTCGCGCTGCCGCTGGGGGCGACCCTCACCACCCTGGCCGACCGGCTGGACATCCCCGTCGACGGCCGAACGGCGACCTGA
- a CDS encoding zinc-dependent alcohol dehydrogenase, protein MKALTWHGKRDVRFDTVPDPAIKDPTDVIVKITTTGLCGSDLHLYELFGPFLDVGDILGHEPMGIVAEIGPEVTRVKPGDRVVIPFNVSCGTCHMCGTGLHSQCETTQVREQGSGAALFGYTKLYGQVPGGQAEYLRVPFGNTLPIPVPGDGPDDRFVYLSDVLPTAWQAVEYAAIPPGGTVAVLGLGPIGDMATRIAARRGAELVIGIDLVPDRLRRAAARGVHTLDLHLYGADLPDAVRALTGGRGPDSVIDAVGMEAHGAPVSKGAQHLTTMLPDALAARLMRRFGVDRLSALHLAIDLVRRGGTISVSGVYGGMADPLPLLTMFDKQIQLRMGQANVWRWVDDLLPLLTDGDPLGVEDFATHRLPLAEAPQAYEMFQKKQDGAVKVLFTP, encoded by the coding sequence ATGAAGGCCCTGACCTGGCACGGGAAGCGCGACGTACGCTTCGACACCGTGCCCGACCCCGCGATCAAGGACCCCACGGATGTGATCGTGAAGATCACCACCACCGGCCTGTGTGGCTCCGATCTGCACCTCTACGAGCTCTTCGGGCCCTTCCTCGACGTCGGGGACATCCTCGGCCACGAGCCCATGGGCATCGTGGCCGAGATAGGCCCCGAGGTCACCCGGGTCAAGCCCGGCGACCGCGTCGTCATCCCGTTCAACGTCTCCTGCGGCACCTGCCACATGTGCGGGACGGGCCTGCACTCCCAGTGCGAGACCACGCAGGTCCGCGAGCAAGGCAGCGGCGCCGCCCTGTTCGGCTACACCAAGCTCTACGGACAGGTCCCGGGTGGCCAGGCCGAATACCTCCGGGTGCCGTTCGGGAACACCCTGCCCATCCCCGTGCCGGGTGACGGGCCCGACGACCGGTTCGTCTACCTCTCCGACGTCCTGCCCACGGCCTGGCAGGCCGTGGAGTACGCCGCGATCCCACCCGGCGGCACCGTCGCCGTACTCGGCCTGGGGCCGATCGGGGACATGGCCACCCGCATCGCCGCACGCCGCGGGGCGGAGCTCGTCATCGGCATCGACCTCGTCCCCGACCGGCTGCGCCGCGCCGCCGCACGCGGCGTGCACACCCTCGACCTGCACCTGTACGGGGCGGACCTCCCGGACGCGGTGCGGGCGCTGACCGGTGGGCGCGGCCCGGACTCCGTCATCGACGCCGTCGGCATGGAAGCCCACGGCGCGCCCGTGTCCAAGGGAGCCCAGCACCTGACCACGATGCTGCCGGACGCCCTGGCCGCCAGGCTGATGCGGCGCTTCGGCGTGGACCGCCTCTCCGCGCTCCACCTGGCCATCGACCTCGTACGCCGGGGCGGCACGATCTCCGTGTCGGGCGTGTACGGCGGTATGGCCGATCCGCTGCCGCTGCTGACCATGTTCGACAAGCAGATCCAGCTGCGGATGGGCCAGGCCAACGTGTGGCGCTGGGTCGACGACCTGCTGCCGCTGCTCACGGACGGCGACCCGCTCGGCGTGGAGGACTTCGCCACCCACCGGCTGCCCCTCGCCGAGGCGCCCCAGGCCTACGAGATGTTCCAGAAGAAGCAGGACGGCGCGGTCAAGGTGCTCTTCACCCCCTGA
- a CDS encoding peptide ligase PGM1-related protein, producing the protein MNESDGVAPWVVFANFLSDLAVDLDEGQALAQWALQAPRKAWLLRDGDVLVTPVPLSGEFRRYVSGLTGVPIERAPVIEVPPAGSVPLARAVRQAGLLGEVRAHAGRPGTALLPTAMDASALAFARDLGITVHPYATVDEAAVALPATMLLNTKAGFRHAAAQVGMRLPEGRVCRRPEVEEAVGRLLRQHERVVVKPDRSAGGHGLRFLSRTDLRGRGAALELEPVGGAQGLWVVEECLPVAESVSIQMENTASGTRALFSGAMRVEGGSFTGYASPLPPSCAHVAGELEEWGMGLGRHLAGHGYLGPFGLDALVTSDGVSYASESNVRRTATTTPHAMVTRLAASCGLPRPAWAVSKRRTRRPLGFEEALDRLRTHGIAFDPARGEGVVLYADAPADGRSWRYAVIARDQGDVGEQEAVLARAMGFDGP; encoded by the coding sequence GTGAACGAGTCGGATGGCGTAGCTCCATGGGTCGTCTTCGCCAACTTCCTTTCGGATCTGGCGGTGGATCTCGACGAAGGCCAGGCGCTGGCGCAGTGGGCGCTCCAGGCCCCCCGGAAGGCCTGGCTGCTGAGGGACGGGGACGTACTGGTCACCCCGGTACCGCTGAGCGGGGAGTTCCGGCGGTACGTGAGCGGCCTGACCGGAGTGCCGATCGAGCGGGCCCCGGTCATCGAGGTACCGCCCGCGGGCTCCGTCCCCCTCGCGCGGGCGGTCCGCCAGGCCGGGCTCCTCGGGGAGGTGCGCGCTCACGCGGGCCGGCCGGGCACCGCCCTGTTGCCCACGGCCATGGACGCTTCCGCCCTCGCGTTCGCACGGGACCTCGGAATCACCGTGCACCCCTACGCCACCGTCGACGAAGCCGCGGTCGCCCTGCCGGCGACGATGCTGCTGAACACGAAGGCGGGCTTCCGCCACGCCGCCGCGCAGGTGGGCATGCGGTTGCCGGAGGGACGGGTGTGCCGGCGCCCGGAGGTGGAGGAGGCCGTGGGCCGGCTGCTCCGGCAGCACGAGCGCGTGGTGGTCAAACCCGACCGTTCCGCGGGCGGACACGGGCTGCGCTTCCTCTCGCGCACGGACCTGCGCGGGCGGGGAGCGGCCCTGGAACTGGAGCCCGTCGGCGGCGCACAGGGCCTGTGGGTGGTGGAGGAATGCCTGCCGGTGGCGGAGTCGGTGAGCATCCAGATGGAGAACACCGCCTCCGGCACCCGCGCCCTGTTCAGCGGTGCGATGCGCGTGGAAGGGGGATCCTTCACGGGTTACGCGTCCCCCCTGCCGCCGTCCTGCGCGCACGTGGCCGGCGAGCTGGAGGAGTGGGGGATGGGACTGGGGCGCCACCTGGCCGGACACGGCTACCTCGGCCCCTTCGGACTGGACGCGCTCGTCACCTCGGACGGCGTGTCGTACGCGAGTGAGAGCAACGTCCGCCGTACCGCGACCACCACGCCCCACGCTATGGTCACCCGGCTCGCGGCGTCGTGCGGACTCCCCCGTCCGGCGTGGGCGGTGTCGAAGAGGCGGACCCGCCGTCCCCTCGGCTTCGAAGAAGCCCTGGACCGGCTGCGTACCCACGGCATCGCCTTCGACCCGGCGCGCGGCGAGGGCGTGGTGCTCTACGCGGACGCGCCGGCGGACGGCCGCTCGTGGCGGTACGCGGTCATCGCCCGCGACCAGGGCGATGTGGGGGAGCAGGAGGCGGTCCTGGCACGGGCCATGGGGTTCGACGGCCCTTGA
- a CDS encoding FUSC family protein, translating to MPQMISALATRIAHRRREPVAVQALRSTAAAVISYVVALRLSSEPNPLTAPLTALLVVQVTLYSTLTTSIRRVNSVVVGVLIAIGFSALVGLTWWSLGLLILASLVVGHLVRVDEFVPEVAISAMLVLGVTQVTDTAWDRVLETLIGAVVGLLVNLLVAPPVWVGPAGAAITDLAARMSRLLNHLGEESLGTGKVEQAAARLHEARRLDNDIAQVDASLRQAEDSLRLNPRVKEGLLFRLVLRTGLDTLEICAVVLRVACRTMTDLTKARPDGPLFPTETTLALRQVLTHTAVAVESFAQLITAQVSANAEEAEARLAGELAVARANRDRLADLLLADVGEDAAQWQLHGALLAEIDRVLDELGVDKRSQRLLEELDHHTRSRRTGGLRGLRGRLRRRSARDLPGE from the coding sequence ATGCCCCAAATGATCAGTGCCCTAGCCACCCGCATCGCGCACCGCCGCCGGGAGCCCGTCGCCGTGCAGGCCCTGCGGTCCACCGCGGCGGCCGTCATCAGCTACGTCGTCGCGCTGCGCCTCAGCAGCGAGCCGAACCCGCTGACCGCGCCGCTGACCGCCCTGCTCGTCGTCCAGGTCACCCTCTACTCGACGCTGACCACCAGCATCCGCCGGGTGAACTCCGTCGTCGTCGGCGTGCTGATCGCGATCGGCTTCAGTGCGCTGGTGGGCCTCACGTGGTGGAGCCTCGGCCTGCTCATCCTGGCCTCGCTGGTCGTGGGCCACCTGGTCCGGGTCGACGAGTTCGTGCCCGAGGTCGCGATCAGCGCGATGCTCGTCCTCGGCGTCACCCAGGTCACGGACACCGCCTGGGACCGGGTCCTGGAGACGCTCATCGGCGCGGTGGTCGGGCTCCTCGTCAACCTGCTCGTCGCGCCGCCCGTCTGGGTCGGCCCGGCCGGGGCCGCGATCACCGATCTGGCCGCGCGCATGAGCCGGCTCCTGAACCACCTCGGCGAGGAGTCCCTCGGAACCGGCAAGGTGGAACAGGCCGCGGCCCGGCTGCACGAGGCACGGCGGCTCGACAACGACATCGCGCAGGTCGACGCGTCCCTCCGGCAGGCCGAGGACAGCCTTCGCCTCAATCCGAGGGTCAAGGAGGGCCTGCTCTTCCGGCTCGTACTGCGGACGGGTCTGGACACCCTGGAGATCTGCGCCGTGGTGCTGCGCGTGGCCTGCCGGACCATGACGGACCTGACCAAGGCCCGCCCCGACGGCCCGCTCTTCCCGACCGAGACCACCCTCGCGCTGCGGCAGGTGCTCACGCACACGGCCGTCGCCGTGGAGAGCTTCGCCCAGCTGATCACCGCACAGGTCAGCGCCAACGCGGAAGAGGCCGAAGCCCGCCTCGCGGGGGAGCTGGCCGTGGCCCGGGCCAACCGCGACCGGCTCGCGGACCTGCTGCTCGCCGACGTCGGCGAGGACGCGGCCCAGTGGCAGCTGCACGGCGCCCTGCTCGCGGAGATCGACCGGGTCCTCGACGAACTGGGCGTGGACAAGCGGTCCCAGCGCCTGCTGGAGGAACTGGACCACCACACCCGCAGTCGGCGAACCGGCGGCCTGCGCGGCCTGCGCGGCCGCCTGCGCCGCCGCTCCGCCCGGGACCTGCCGGGGGAGTGA